The window CGCTCCCGTCCACGCACCGTACCTGTCATCACAGGCAGCAAAGGTACATCAATTATCTACTAAATAGCTGTGATGTTTTCCTCACTTATTCTCATAACATGCAGGGTCTCTTTAAACTCTGTAGGCTGTATGAGTTCTCTGAGAATATAACTTGCCTCTTAATAAGGCTATTAAGGTGAAAAATAGGCTATAAACAGTATACTAACATTTGTCTACAAATTGCGCAAACATGACCGAAGAATGTAActtttaatttaagaaacaaTGTTTCATTGGCTATTATGTGCAATAAGTTCACTTGAATAATTCCCCCACAGATCTGCAGAACGTAAACATCACATTGCGTATCCTCTTCCGGCCGGTGACCAACCAGCTGCCACGCATCTTCACCAGTATTGGTGAGGACTATGATGAGAGGGTGCTACCAtccatcaccacagaggtcttGAAGTCTGTAGTGGTGAGTATcggttaacatggtggttaTTACCAATAAAACGGTGATGATTTTTTCCGTTATGAGCGTGATAAGCTGACTCCtccaaatgtgatttttttttttttttttccgtagGCTCGGTTTGATGCTGGTGAGCTCATCACCCAGAGAGAGCTTGTTTCTCGGCAAGTCAGTGAGGACCTCACAGAAAGAGCCAACACCTTCGGCCTCATCTTGGATGACGTTTCACTGGTGTGAAGCTGCTGGCAAACTTTGCAACATTGTTCATGTGATCTCTTCAAATTGACTTTAACTTGGAGAAACACTTGTATTGTGTTCTTTCAGACACACTTGACCTTTGGAAAGGAATTCACTGAGGCCGTTGAGATGAAGCAGGTGGCCCAGCAGGAGGCTGAGAGGGCCCGTTTCGTTGTAGAAAAGGTAACATTGTAACTCTCGGATCATCCCTGTACTATTTGTACATTCAGAATTTTATATGCAGTCTCTATGGGGGAAAAGTGGATGGTTGAATTCCAGTTATTGTGAATTACTGCAAGCTCACAAAATCTTTTCATCTTGTTTCAGGCAGAACAACAGAAGCAGGCGGCCATCATCTCTGCAGAGGGAGATTCCCAGGCTGCGTTGCTAATCGCCAATTCTCTGATGGAGGCTGGTGATGGTCTGGTGGAGCTACGTAAGCTGGAGGCAGCTGAGGACATTGCCTTACAGCTCTCCCGCTCCCGCAACATCACTTACCTGCCATCGGGACAGGGCACATTGCTCCAGTTGCCGCAGTGATGACATCTCCCCTCATGTCCAGCCCAATCTTGCTGTCACCAGTCGTTACCAGGGCCAAGGAAGGGGTGGTTGCAGGATTCAATAATGGACTCTCAGCTTCACACACAttcctctcactctttctctaaCCAACTCTGGACTGGGCTCTGCTGATAGCAGAATGGTGGGAGACAAAGTGAGAGGTCTGCGATGGATACATTTATAAAGTCCACCCAGGCGTAAGGAAGTGGAGGGTTATCTATAGTACTTGATTTGAAAAAGATGATAATGcagtttattaaataaagatttGACTGTGCTACATTGTTTCAGAGCTTTGCATGTGTGAAAAGGAGCAGAGTGGTTTCACcatcaaagaaaataaaaacagattccTTGAAATGATGAGATGATAAATTGTGAATAATAAATGCAATTACTCTGTTATTTCTGGTTGAACGATTCATTGATGTAACTTCTTTTTGTTCTGATTTACCAGAGTTCTGTGTATAGCTATATGCATATAGTCGTCCCTGTGTCTTTAGTTTGTGTGGAGAAAGTGTACGCAACATATTAAAGAAATAGCTGGGCTTAATAAATTCTTCTTTCTACCTCCCGGTGGTCATACTTATTGTTCAAGGCCTCAGAGGTAATTGTCCATAACTCTCTATTGAGTGTAATCATAATCACCACATGAGATAATTGCACcgccattaaaaaaagtcagTTGCACTGTTCATTGTTGCCTCCATAGCAATTGCCCTGGTTTTATGAAATTGTTTCTGCCTTAGGTAGCTTTGATATTTGATAATGTGGTGAACAGTTTTTAAACCTATAATGCAACAATTGATGGGGTTATTGTAGATATTTATTGgtatcaaaaatgtattttattttagaaaaaggAATGGTTTAAAAGATTACTGCACTTAAGATATATGTTATAACTATCATCTATTTTTGTAATAACTACTATACTATGCATTGTCGCGACGTTTATTTATGTTATAGGAAACTAAATCGTTCGTGGGAGTTTGCATAGGGAGGTGGGGCATTCTCTAAACAATTTAACGTAAGGCCTTGGGTGTCcaggccaaaaaaaacaaaacgtcaaGCTCATAAAATGGATGAggtgtataataataaagagtaagagttgatggtaaaaaaaaaaatagaatagatgCATTACACTTTTAGGATCCCTCCTTTGAGAGGATAAAACAATCTTCAGGGTCCTCGTTATTATTTCATCAATCAAGATTTAAACTCagcgcgtgtgcgcgcgcgccgTACCCTGTCTTGTCTGGAGGGGAGACGAGAAGAATCCAGACACTGCCGCGCGCCTGCACAGACAGCGGCCTGAATACCGAGGATGAGCGCGGGACGGCGGTGGTACGCGCGAGAGCTTGGCCGGGCCACGTAGCGGGGCTGAAGACACCGGTGCGCAGGTAGCTCCGCAGCTCATACCGGACATCAACAAATACTCTGCcacacatttgcacaaaaaaacatcattggCATCGCTCTTTCTAAATGCACATACGCGAATTTAGAGGGAGAGCGAGCGAAGAAAGTGCGCGTGCAACCCTGAATCTGTGCAACTCTGATTGCACGAACGCGAGAGGGAGGTCGCTCTCGACGGAGGTAAGTAAGCCAGCAATCCGAGAACAAAATGTTGCTATAATAATGTCATTTAATGCACTTAAATGTATGTCGAGCATGGCCGCTGCCTGGGTTAATGCACCCGGAGGTCATCGGCTCGCCGTTGGCCGCAGCTACCGGGAGATTTGTCCGCGAGCTCAGCTAGCACCGACTTTGTGACAGTGTCGAGTTGAGTGGGTTTGATCAGCACAGCAGTCGGGGGTTTGTCGGGGGAAAGCGGCGCTTCTCATATTGTACGTCAAGAAAGATACACTGATAACGACGCGTGACATCGGCTCTTCGCCTTGCTTCGCGTTGGTGCGGTACCTGTcacacctcctcccccctcaaAGTGCTGTATCGGAATACATGTGAACCTTTACGCTAAATATGTGACGTTAGTGCTAGCTGTAAGCTAACTAGCCCCAATCTGGGCGGTTTGGGGATTACAAAAAAAGTGAGTCTGGTGTCAGTTGTGAGCTAATGCATGTCAGCAAATATGAGCCTTTAGGTGGTGTAGGTGGTGCAGGGTAATGTGATTGTTTTTGAGCTGGAGTAACATTTGACTGCACTAACATATGTCATGACTGCATATTGAGCTAATGTAGCCGAGTTAGCTCGTCATGTGTATGTGCAGGTCAGTGCCCGTGGAGAATCGCTAGCTAGCTAAGTAGCCTACGTTGGGTAGGCCCTCACGGTGTTACTGCTGGTGTGCaatgttgcctttttattttatttttagtttgaaCATTTTTCTTCGCTTTGTATCCACTGCAATGGTAACTCCAAGTCTTGTAGCTGAACAGATTGCCCTCAGCAATATGTAACCAAACCCAGACAGGGGCTGCTGCACTGTACCTCGTCATACTTTTCAAAATGATGTAGTTGGTTCCGCACTTTGTAACCTCGTCAGCCTGAAATAGTGAGCTCGTTGGACCAATTCCTCctatttgtattttatacaatattatattccaAATAAGATTGTTAACTAGAGATCAATGTCCTTATGGGATCTTTCCCTTCTTTAGAATAGAGCG of the Cyclopterus lumpus isolate fCycLum1 chromosome 8, fCycLum1.pri, whole genome shotgun sequence genome contains:
- the phb gene encoding prohibitin, whose amino-acid sequence is MAKLFESIGKLGLALAIGGGVVNSALFNVDAGYQAVIFDRFRGVQETVVGEGTHFLIPWVQKPILFDCRSRPRTVPVITGSKDLQNVNITLRILFRPVTNQLPRIFTSIGEDYDERVLPSITTEVLKSVVARFDAGELITQRELVSRQVSEDLTERANTFGLILDDVSLTHLTFGKEFTEAVEMKQVAQQEAERARFVVEKAEQQKQAAIISAEGDSQAALLIANSLMEAGDGLVELRKLEAAEDIALQLSRSRNITYLPSGQGTLLQLPQ